From Rhinoraja longicauda isolate Sanriku21f chromosome 24, sRhiLon1.1, whole genome shotgun sequence, one genomic window encodes:
- the ap4b1 gene encoding AP-4 complex subunit beta-1 — protein MPYYGSEDTVNELRRLLSNPGLQTDKARYRNLVLRVIRYMSQGLDVSALFMEMVKASATVDVVQKKLVYLYMCTYAALKPNLALLAINTLRKDTTDPNPMVRGLALRSMCSLRMPGISEYIQQPVLNGLRDKASYVRRAAVLGCAKMQTLQGVAEVDGAMVNELYAMLRDPDPIVLVNCLRALEEILKREGGVVINKPIAHHLLNRMKDLDHWGQSEVLMFLVRYKPRTEDEMFAILNVLDGFLKSSQPNVAMATTKLFLLLAEDFPNVQTDVLDRIKGPLLTICTSECYEVCFLGLCHAREILRSSPGHFSGHYKKFYCTYSEPNYIKYQKMEILRDLVNDENVQQILEELQTYCTDVSVELAQMAILNIGRIARMYSEKCVVILKGLLGLKQEHVTSAVIQTFCDLVWLCPQCTETVCEALPGCEEYIKDSEGKQALIWLLGMHGKQVPHAPYVLEEFVDNVKMETSAAVKLELLTAMVRLFVTRPAECQDTLGRLLHYAIEEELDMVVRDRGLLYYRLLQQGVEQVKQIVCGPRSDPSLGVISGQANEAVNAWARDFNTLIPVYGQEHWNRMMAQKESSFGNLQLPEINSEMDSNPQHGEDSGSVSLESGAQLSPEQFEEYWTCLEDAKVVTVDWHKNPCPEAIQAAFQTVHIQSIAISRAGAHPWKAYLFARNETGSLFLTELFIDTGTKSLQITVKQKNTSGELLNSFTTVVESVIQTLGKTEDLKNALLATQEQHCPH, from the exons ATGCCCTACTACGGGTCCGAGGACACGGTGAATGAGCTGCGGCGGCTCCTGTCTAACCCCGGGCTGCAGACGGACAAGGCGAGGTACAGGAACCTGGTGCTGAGGGTGATCCGCTACATGAGCCAAGGGCTGGACGTCTCCGCTCTCTTCATGGAGATGGTGAAGGCCAGCGCCACCGTGGACGTGGTGCAGAAGAAGCTGGTCTACCTGTACATGTGCACCTACGCTGCCCTGAAGCCCAACCTGGCGCTGCTGGCCATCAACACCCTGCGCAAGGACACCACTGACCCCAACCCCATGGTCAGGGGTCTGGCGCTGAGAAGCATGTGCAGTCTCAG AATGCCTGGCATAAGCGAATATATTCAGCAGCCAGTGCTGAATGGATTGAGAGATAAAGCATCCTATGTCAGGAGAGCAGCAGTCCTGGGATGTGCTAAAATGCAGACTCTTCAGGGAGTGGCAGAAGTTG ATGGGGCAATGGTAAATGAACTCTATGCAATGCTGCGTGACCCCGATCCAATTGTTCTGGTGAACTGCTTGAGAGCATTGGAAGAGATCTTGAAACGTGAAGGAGGTGTTGTCATCAATAAGCCGATAGCACATCACCTTTTAAACAG AATGAAAGACTTGGATCACTGGGGTCAGAGTGAAGTGCTGATGTTCTTAGTTCGCTACAAGCCTCGAACTGAAGATGAAATGTTTGCTATTCTGAATGTACTCGATGGGTTTCTCAAGAGCAGCCAGCCCAACGTTGCCATGGCGACCACCAAACTTTTCCTCCTCTTAGCCGAAGATTTCCCCAATGTGCAGACGGACGTTTTGGACAGGATCAAAGGGCCTCTGTTGACCATCTGCACCTCGGAGTGCTATGAAGTGTGTTTCCTGGGCCTGTGTCACGCCCGGGAGATTCTGCGCAGCTCCCCCGGGCACTTCAGCGGTCACTACAAGAAGTTCTACTGCACATACTCTGAACCAAATTACATCAAGTATCAGAAGATGGAGATTTTGCGGGATCTGGTAAATGATGAAAATGTTCAGCAAATACTTGAAGAGCTCCAGACCTACTGTACCGATGTTTCCGTAGAACTAGCTCAGATGGCCATCTTAAATATAG GACGAATTGCCCGGATGTACAGTGAGAAGTGTGTGGTTATTTTGAAGGGGCTGCTGGGCTTGAAACAGGAGCACGTCACCTCAG CTGTGATTCAGACCTTTTGCGACCTGGTATGGCTATGTCCTCAGTGTACAGAGACTGTGTGTGAGGCACTGCCAGGCTGTGAGGAATACATCAAAGACAGTGAG GGGAAGCAGGCTTTAATCTGGCTCCTTGGTATGCATGGCAAGCAAGTCCCCCATGCTCCCTACGTATTGGAGGAGTttgttgataatgtgaaaatggaGACCTCTGCGGCAGTGAAACTGGAGCTACTGACTGCGATGGTGCGCCTGTTTGTCACACGTCCAGCTGAATGTCAAGATACCTTGGGCAGACTGCTCCATTATGCTATTG AGGAAGAGTTGGATATGGTTGTGCGTGATCGTGGATTGTTATACTATCGATTACTTCAGCAAGGAGTTGAACAGGTCAAGCAGATAGTGTGCGGGCCAAGATCGGATCCATCCTTGGGTGTAATCAGTGGCCAGGCCAATGAGGCGGTCAatgcctgggcaagagacttcaaCACACTGATACCAGTCTACGGTCAGGAACATTGGAATCGCATGATGGCACAGAAGGAAAGCTCCTTTGGAAATCTACAGTTACCAGAAATAAACTCTGAGATGG ACTCAAACCCACAACACGGGGAGGATTCTGGATCAGTCAGTTTGGAAAGCGGTGCCCAGCTCTCACCAGAGCAGTTTGAAGAGTACTGGACATGCCTGGAAGATGCGAAAGTAGTGACTGTGGACTGGCACAAGAACCCCTGCCCTGAGGCCATCCAGGCTGCCTTTCAGACTGTTCACATTCAGTCTATTGCCATCAGCCGAGCAGGAGCACACCCTTGGAAAGCTTACCTGTTTGCCAGAAATGAGACTGGCTCACTGTTTCTCACAGAATTGTTCATTGACACTGGCACGAAGAGTTTGCAGATTACTGTTAAACAAAAGAATACCAGCGGCGAGCTGCTCAACAGTTTCACCACAGTTGTCGAGTCTGTGATTCAAACCTTGGGCAAGACCGAAGATCTTAAAAATGCTTTGTTAGCCACTCAAGAGCAACACTGTCCTCACTAA